The genomic segment GCCGCCTCGCGGGCCGGATCCTTCAGGTCCGTCATCAGTTGGTTCCCTCTTCCGCCGCGAGCAGCGCGGCGACCTCGGTGTCGGAGAGCCCGTCGAGTTCGGCGGCGATCCGCTGTTCGATCTGGGCGGCCAGGTCCGCCACCACGGGGCTGCTGAACAGCGCCCGCATGGGCAGGTCGACGTCGACCTCGGAGCGGATCCGGGCCATCGCCCGCATGCCGCGCAGCGAGTTGCCGCCGAGGGCGAAGAAGTCGTCGTGGGCGCCGACCTTCTCCACCTGGAGGATCTCGGCGTACACCTCGGCGACCAGACCCTCGGCGTCGGTGCGGGGGGCGACGTAGCTGTCCTGCGCCGCCTCGGTCGTCGCCGGGGCGGGCAGCGCGGTGCGGTCCAGCTTGCCGTTCGGCGTCAGCGGCAGCGCGTCCAGCCGCACCAGGGCGGCCGGCAGCAGGTGCGCGGGCAGCTCACGGGCCAGTTCGGCGCGGACCGAGTCCTCGTGGGCCGGGCCCACCAGGTAGCCGACGAGCATCGGCTCGCCGCCGTCGGTGCGGACCGCCGCGGCGGCGGCGCGCACGTCCGGGTGGGCCAGCAGCGCGGCCTCGACCTCGCCCAGCTCGATGCGCATGCCGCGCACCTTGACCTGGTCGTCGCGGCGGCCCAGGTAGTCCAGCGTGCCGTCGGCACGCCAGCGGGCCAGGTCGCCGGTGGCGTACATCCGGGCGCCGGGCGGGCCGTACGGGCAGGGCAGGAACCGCTCGGCGGTCAGGCCGGGCCGGTCGTGGTAGCCGCGCGCCAGCTGGGTGCCGGTGACGTACAGCTCCCCCACCACGCCCGGGGGCACCGGCCGCAGGGCGGCGTCGAGCAGCAGCGCCCGGGTGTTCCAGGTGGGCGTGCCGATCGGCACCGGGCCGGCCGGGACCGGCTCACCGGGGGCGATCCGAGCCGCGACGCAGCCCACCGTGGCCTCCGTCGGGCCGTACTCGTTGACGACGGCCACGTCGGGGTGCGCGGCCCGCCAGGCGGCGAGCTGCTCCCCGGTCAGCGCCTCGCCGCCGATCACCAGGTCGGCCGTCGGCGACAGCTCGCCGTCGAGCAGCGGCAGGTGGCTCGGCGTGACCTTGAGGAAGGCCGGCCGGCCACCGGCGCGGGCGGCCGGCTCGTCGATCGCGGCGAGCCGGACCGTGCCGCCGGCGGTGAGCGTGCCGAGCAGGCCGGTGACGGTGAGGTCGAACGACACCGGCGAGTGCAGCAGCGCCACCCCGGAAAGCCCCGGGTAGGTGGCCCGGGCCCAGGCCAGGTACGCGGTCACCGCCCGGTGCTCGACCACCACGCCCTTCGGTCGGCCGGTGGAGCCGGAGGTGTAGAGCACGTACGCCGGGTGCTCGGGGCGCAGCGGCGCGACCCGGTCTGCGTCGGTGAGGTCGTCGCCGGACTGGTCCGAGCCGACCTCGCCGTCGAGCACCAGCGCGTCACCGGGCACCAGGGCGGCGGTCTCCGGGCTGGTCACCACCAGCGCGGGCGCGGCGTCGGCCAGCAGGTACGCGATCCGGCCCGCCGGGTACGCGGTGTCCACCGGCACGTACGCGGCGCCGGCCTTGAGCACCGCCAGCATCGCCACGACGAGGTCGCAGGAGCGGGGCAGGGCCAGCGCGACCCGGGTCTCCGGGCCGGCGCCACGGGCCACCAGCAGCCGGGCGAGCCGGTTCGCGGCGGTGTTCAGCTCGCCGTAGCCCAGCGTCACGCCGTCGCACACCAGCGCCGCCGCGTCCGGGGTGGCGGCGGCCTGCCGCTGCACCTCGTCGACCACTGTGGTCACCGGCACGTCGCGGGCGGTGTCGTTCCAGGTGCCGAGCACCTGCTCCCGTTCGGTGTCGGTGAGCAGCGGCAGCGCGCCGACCGTCCGCTCCGGCTCGGCGACCGCGGCGGCGAGCAGCCGCACGTAGCGGCGGACCACCGTCTCGGCCGTGGCCCTGTCGAACAGATCGGTGCGGTAGGCCAGGCGGCAGTCGCCGGTGGTGATGTCGAAGGCCAGGTCGTCCTTCGTGGTGCCCAGCTCCACCGGGTCGAGCCCGGAGTCCGGGATCCAGTTCAGGGCGGTCTGGAAGATCGGCTGCACCGACGGGTCACGCTGCGGGTCGACCGCCTCGACGATTTTCTGGAACGGCGTCTGCCCGTGCTCCATCGCGTCGATCAGGCCGTTGCGGACCCGGCCGAGCAGCGCCGCGAACGTCGGGTCGCCGGAGACGTCGCAACGCAGCGCCACCGGGTTGACGAACATGCCGATCAGCGGCGTCAGCTCCGGGTTGTCCCGGCCCGCGGTGGAGACGCCGACCACCACGTCGGCCTCGCCGGAGATCCGCGACAGCAGCGCCGCGAAACCGGCGAGCAGCACCATGTACGGGGTGGCCTGCGCGCCGGTGGCCAGCGCGCCGACGCGGTCCAGCAGCCCGTCGGGCAGCGTGAAGTGCACCTCGTCACCGGCGAAGCCGAGCTGGGCCGGGCGGGGCCGGTCCAGCGGCAGGCCGGTGACCGGCGGCGCGCCGGCCAGGTGACCGGTCCAGAACGCGAGCTGCCGGTCCAGTTCCTCGCCGGTGAGCTGCTGGCGCTGCCAGACCGCGAAGTCGGCGTACTGGATGGGCAGCTCGGGCAGGGCGGGCTCGGCGCCGGTGCGCGCGGCCTCGCGGAACGCGACCAGCTCGGCGTGGAACAGCACGGCCGAGTGGCTGTCGAAGACGGCGTGGTGCACCACGAACGCCAGCGCCAGCCCTTCGTCCATGCGGACCAGCCGGGCCCGCCACAGCGGCGCCGCGTCCAGCGGGATCGGCAGGCGCGCCATCTCGCCGCGGATGCGCTCGAACTCCGCCCGCTGCTCCCCGGCCGGCAGGTGGGTGATGTCGGTGACGGGCAGCGGCACCGGCTCGTGGGCGCGCACGACCTGCACCAGTGCGCCGTCGTCGGTCCGCAGGTGGGTACGCAGCGCCTCGTGCCGGGCGATCACCCGGTTGACCACGTCACTGGCCGTGTCGGCGTCCACGCCGGCCGGGAACAGCCACGGGAGGGACACGTTGAACACCGGCGACCCGGCGTCGAGCTGGTTGGCCATCCACACCCGCTCCTGGGCGTAGGAGGCCGGGAAGGTCCACTCCTGACCCGTGCTCATGAGAGGGCCTCGCGCACCGAGCGGGGACGCATGTCGGTCCAGACCTCGTCGACGTGGGCCAGGCACTCCTCGCGGGTGCCGGCGAAGCCGGTGTCGTGCCAGCCGGCGGGCAGGTCCCGGTCGGCCGACCAGATCGAGTACTGCTCCTCGTCGTTGCGCACGACCAGGAATCGGGATTCGGCCATGTCAGTTCGCTCCTGCGGTCTCGGGGGTGTACGGCTCGGCCATGGCGACGGCGATCTTGCGGGGACCGGTGAACGGTTCCCGGCCGTGCGCGGCGGTCATGTTGTCCACCACCAGCACGTCGTCGCGCTGGTAGTCGAAGCGGACGGTGGCCGCCCGGTAGGCGGCGCGCAGGTGGTCCATGACGTCGGCGGGGATCTCCCCGCCGTCGCCGTAGTAGGTGTTCGACGGCAGCCCGTCGGCACCGAACATGGCGAGCAGCCCCTCCTGGTAGTCCTTGGGCAGGGTGCTGAGGTGGAAGAACGTGGCGTGGTTGAACCAGCGCGGGGTGTCCGACCCGGGCCGGTGGTGCACCACGTCGCGGACCGCGCGGGTCCGCAGGCCGTCCTTGCCGACCCAC from the Micromonospora sp. WMMA1947 genome contains:
- a CDS encoding MbtH family protein, yielding MAESRFLVVRNDEEQYSIWSADRDLPAGWHDTGFAGTREECLAHVDEVWTDMRPRSVREALS
- a CDS encoding amino acid adenylation domain-containing protein, with the protein product MSTGQEWTFPASYAQERVWMANQLDAGSPVFNVSLPWLFPAGVDADTASDVVNRVIARHEALRTHLRTDDGALVQVVRAHEPVPLPVTDITHLPAGEQRAEFERIRGEMARLPIPLDAAPLWRARLVRMDEGLALAFVVHHAVFDSHSAVLFHAELVAFREAARTGAEPALPELPIQYADFAVWQRQQLTGEELDRQLAFWTGHLAGAPPVTGLPLDRPRPAQLGFAGDEVHFTLPDGLLDRVGALATGAQATPYMVLLAGFAALLSRISGEADVVVGVSTAGRDNPELTPLIGMFVNPVALRCDVSGDPTFAALLGRVRNGLIDAMEHGQTPFQKIVEAVDPQRDPSVQPIFQTALNWIPDSGLDPVELGTTKDDLAFDITTGDCRLAYRTDLFDRATAETVVRRYVRLLAAAVAEPERTVGALPLLTDTEREQVLGTWNDTARDVPVTTVVDEVQRQAAATPDAAALVCDGVTLGYGELNTAANRLARLLVARGAGPETRVALALPRSCDLVVAMLAVLKAGAAYVPVDTAYPAGRIAYLLADAAPALVVTSPETAALVPGDALVLDGEVGSDQSGDDLTDADRVAPLRPEHPAYVLYTSGSTGRPKGVVVEHRAVTAYLAWARATYPGLSGVALLHSPVSFDLTVTGLLGTLTAGGTVRLAAIDEPAARAGGRPAFLKVTPSHLPLLDGELSPTADLVIGGEALTGEQLAAWRAAHPDVAVVNEYGPTEATVGCVAARIAPGEPVPAGPVPIGTPTWNTRALLLDAALRPVPPGVVGELYVTGTQLARGYHDRPGLTAERFLPCPYGPPGARMYATGDLARWRADGTLDYLGRRDDQVKVRGMRIELGEVEAALLAHPDVRAAAAAVRTDGGEPMLVGYLVGPAHEDSVRAELARELPAHLLPAALVRLDALPLTPNGKLDRTALPAPATTEAAQDSYVAPRTDAEGLVAEVYAEILQVEKVGAHDDFFALGGNSLRGMRAMARIRSEVDVDLPMRALFSSPVVADLAAQIEQRIAAELDGLSDTEVAALLAAEEGTN